The DNA segment CAATAGCCATATTACATAAAGAGAATCTATCATCCATTGATAAATATTGGATTGTATCACCTGTAAATTCTAAAGCTTTATATAAAGCTCCATCAACACCTAAAATTCTAATAATTTCTAAAATTAAATCTTTTCCAGTTACAAATGGTGCTGGTTTTCCTTTGAATACAACTTTGATTGATTCAGGAACTTTAAACCAGTTACCACCAGTAATCATTCCAAATGAAATATCTGTTGAACCCATACCAGTACTAAATGCTCCTAACGCACCATGAGTACATGTATGTGAATCTGCTCCAATAATTACATCACCAGGGATTACTAGACCTTTTTCAGGTAAAAGTGCGTGTTCAATTCCCATATCTTTTTCATCAAAAAAGTTTTTTAAATTGTGTTTCATTGCAAAATCTCTTGAGATTTTTGCTTGATTTGCACTTGCTATATCTTTTGCTGGAATAAAGTGATCTAAAACTATCGCAAAACCATCTGGATTTGCTAGTTTTTCAAAGCCACCCTCTTCAAATGCTCTAATTGAAATTGGAGTTGTAATATCATTTCCAATTACCATATCAATTGGACTTCTTACGATTTCTCCTGCATAAACTTTTTTCCCTACATGTTCACTAAAAATTTTTTCTGTTATTGTTTGACCCATATTTTTTCCTAATATATTTTTAGACTTTGGTTTGGATTATATCGAAATTTATTTAAAGCTATTCAAAACTAAGACTTTATCTCTTTATCTTTTTTTGATTGTCTTAGCTGTTTATAGATGATTATTACTACGGCTAAATCTATTATTACATCTGCAAAATTAAAGATTGCAAATTCAAAACCATAGTGCCAATAGAAGTAATCAACAACTGCACCATAAGTAAATCTATCTAAAATATTTGACAAACCACCTGCATATAAAAGCGCAATTGGAAGGTAATACTCTTTGAACACATCTCTATTTTTCAGTAAATATAAAGTCGCTAATATCACGATAACTAACTGGATGTATTTTAGATTTTGATCTAAAAATGAAAACATAGAAAAAGCTACACCATAGTTATATGCAAGTTTTAAAGACATATATGGTCCATCAACATCCCAAGCTAAATTTGCAAATCCAAACTTAACGATTTGGTCTATTATAAAAATAGCAACAAATATTGTTGCTGCTAGTTTTAGTTCTCTTCTCATAGGGCTTTTTTGAAAAATGCAATTAGTGTTTGCATTGCATCTTCTACATCTTTTTTATTTTTACCTTCAAGCAAAAGTCTGATTTTATTTTCTGTTCCAGAGTATCTAATCAAATCTCTTAAACCTTTTTGTCTAATTGGTTTTAAAACTTCTTCTAGTCCAGTGATTTGTTCTAAAGGAATTTTTTCCGTAACTTTCATATTATGTAAAATTTGAGGGTATAAACTAAATGGATTTAAAATCTCACTTGCTTTTTTACCTGATTTTATAATTAGTGCTAAAACTTGTAAAGCAGAAGCCAATCCATCACCAGTTTTTGCAATATCAGAGAAGATTATATGTCCACTTTGTTCTCCTCCAAAATTTATACCTTTTTCTTTCATAACTTCTAAAACGTATTTATCACCAACATTTGATCTAAATAAAGAGATTTTATTTTTTTGTAAATAGTCTTCTAATGCTTTATTTGACATAACTGTCGCTACACAAGCATCACCTTTTAAAAGATTTTCATTTTTTAAATAAACACTCAATGCTCCAAGAAGGTTATCTCCATCGACAATTTCACCTTTTTCATCAATCACAACCAATCTATCAGCATCACCATCAAGTGCAAGTCCAATATCTGCTCGATACTCTTTTACTAAGTGTGAAACAGCTTCTGGGTGCATTGCTCCACAATTTTCATTTATATTAAAACCATTTGGTTTATTGTTTATTGTTATAACATCTGCACCTAACTCTTCTAAAATTGTTGGACCTACTTTATAAGCAGCACCATTTGCACAATCAAGAATTATTCTTAAACCTTTTAGTGTTAAATCTTTAGGAAAAGAACTTTTAATTGCAACTATGTATCTTCCGATAACATCATCAATTCTTTTTGAAGAACCAATATCTCTACCAGTAACTTGTTCGCTTTGCATTAAATCCATATCATTAAATATGTTTTCGATTTCTTCTTCACAAGTTGTATTTAATTTATTTCCATGATTATCGAAAAATTTTATACCATTATCTTCAAAAGGATTGTGTGAAGCACTTATCATAATTCCAGCATCACATCTCATGCTTTCAGTTAAATATGCAATTGCTGGAGTTGGCATTGGTCCTATTTGTATAACATCATATCCAACAGCAGTTAATCCACTAACAAGGGCATTTTCAATCATATAGCCACTTCTTCTTGTATCTTTTCCTACAAGTATTTTATTTGTTGTAGAGTGCTTTCTAAAGTAAATTCCCGCAGCTTTTGCCAATTTTAAAACTGTGATTGCATCTAAAAAATCACCAGCTTTTCCTCTAACGCCATCAGTTCCGAATAGTTTCATTAAATCTTCCTAAAATTAAACTCAATTTAAGTTATATTGGGTAATATTCTATCCTTTAAATTTTTACAAAGAGGTTAAATAAAATGGCAAATCATAAATCTTGCGAAAAAAGAGCTAGACAAACGGTTGTTAAGACTGAAAGAAATAGATTCTACAAAACAAGAATCAAAAATGTTACAAAAAGTGTATTATCTGCAGTAGAACTTGCTGATAAAGAAAAAGCTGTTGAAGCTATGAAAGCTGCAAATCAATATTTCCACCACTGCGTTTCAAAAGGTATTTTGAAAAAAGGTACTGCTTCTAGAAAAGTAAGTAGATTACAATTAAAAGTAAACGCTATATAATTAATGTTAAAAGACAAACTTCAACCATTTATCAATAGATTCGAAGAAATCAATCAATTATTGATGTCTTCTGAAATAACTAGTGATATAAAAAGAATGACTGATTTATCAAAAGAACAATCAAGCATTCAACCTATTGTTTCTAAAGCAAAAGAGTATATAAAAGTACTTGAAGATATCGAAGAAAATAAACTTATGTTAGATGATCCTGAACTTGGTGATTTAGCAAAAGAAGAATTAAAAGAGTTAGAAACAAGAAAACCAGAATTAGAAGAAGAGATAAAAGTTCTAATGATTCCAAAAGATCCAAATGATGATAGAAATATCTATTTGGAATTAAGAGCTGGAACTGGTGGTGATGAAGCTGCTATATTTGTGGGTGATTTATTTAGAGCTTATTTAAGATATGCAGAAAATAATGGTTGGAAAGTTGAAATAATGAGTTCAAGCGATAGCGAATCTGGTGGTTACAAGGAAATAGTTATTCTTGTAAAAGGTGACCATGTATATTCAAAATTAAAATTTGAAGGTGGTACACACAGAGTTCAAAGGGTTCCTGCTACTGAATCTCAAGGAAGAGTTCACACTTCAGCAATTACTGTTGCAGTTATGCCAGAAGTTGATGATGTTGAAATCGAAATAAATGAAAATGATTTAAAAATTGATGTTATGAGAGCTAGTGGAAATGGTGGACAATCTGTAAATACTACAGACTCGGCTGTTAGAATCACTCATATTCCATCTGGTATTGTAGTTACTAACCAAGACCAAAAATCTCAACATAAAAATAAAGATAGGGCTTTAAAAGTTTTAAAAGCAAAACTTTATGAAATTGAGATGGAAAAGAAAATGGAAGCAGAAGGTGCTACAAGAAAAGAACAAGTAGGTACTGGTGATAGAAGTGGAAGAATTAGAACATATAATTATCCACAAAATAGAATTAGTGACCATAGAATAAACTTGACTTTATATAGACTTGATTACATCATGAATGATGGTTTATTTGGTGAAGTAATTGATCCTCTTATTGCTGATCATCAATCTAAACTTATCGAAGCTAATGGATTATAAATCTATTAGCTTTTTTATTAAATAAAATCTCACAAAAAATCTTATAGTAACCAAAATGTAATCAACAGTTATTAAACTTCCAATGTATAAAAATTTATTGGAGATAAAAATGACTTTCAAAAAAACATCTATGGCTTTAATAGCAAGTGCATTATTAACAACTACATTAAGTGCAAGAGATCAAATTAAAATAGTTGGTTCGTCAACTGTTTATCCTTTCTCATCTTCAGTGGCTGAAGAATTTGGTGCAACAACAAAATTTCCAACTCCTGTTGTAGAATCAACTGGAACTGGTGGTGGAATGAAACTATTTTGTGCAGGAGTTGATTTAAATACTCCAGATATTGCAAATGCTTCAAGAAAAATGAAAGACAAAGAGTTTGAAACTTGTAAAGAAAATGGTGTTACAGATATAACTGAAGCATTAATTGGATTTGATGGTATTGCTATTGCTCAATCAACAAAAGTAAAAAGTTTTAATGTAACAAAAGAGCAATTAGCTTTAGCAGTTGCTGAAGAAGTTCCATCAAAAGATGGTAAAACATTAATCAAAAATCCATATAAAAAATGGTCAGATATTGATGCATCTTTACCAAATAGAGAAATTATTGTTTACGGACCACCAAAATCATCTGGTACAAGAGACTCTTTTGAAGAGTTAGTATTACAACATGTATTTGAAAAAATGCCAGTATATACTGATTTATTTAAAAAAGATGAAAATGCTAACAAAAAATATAAAGCATATTCTGTTATAAGAACTGATGGAGTTTATGTAGAATCTGGTGAAAATGATAACTTAATTGTTCAAAAACTTACAAAAAATGAAGCTGCAATTGGTATTTTTGGATATTCATTCTTAGCAGAAAATAAAGATAAAGTTTTAGGAATTACAGTTGATAATATTTCACCAACAGTTGAAACTATTGCAAGTGGAAAATATCCAGTTGCTAGATCTATGTATTTTTATATCAAAAATCAACACTCTAAAGATGTTCCAGCTTTAAAAGAGTATACAAATCTTTTTATGTCTGAAAAAATGATA comes from the Arcobacter lacus genome and includes:
- a CDS encoding 3-isopropylmalate dehydratase large subunit; the encoded protein is MGQTITEKIFSEHVGKKVYAGEIVRSPIDMVIGNDITTPISIRAFEEGGFEKLANPDGFAIVLDHFIPAKDIASANQAKISRDFAMKHNLKNFFDEKDMGIEHALLPEKGLVIPGDVIIGADSHTCTHGALGAFSTGMGSTDISFGMITGGNWFKVPESIKVVFKGKPAPFVTGKDLILEIIRILGVDGALYKALEFTGDTIQYLSMDDRFSLCNMAIEAGAKNGIVAYDEITKEFLDKVGIANGGLRAEPKIHYSDDDANYCQVIEIDVAKLEPVIAYPFLPSNGHSVSQAVTDNIKVDQVFIGSCTNGRLSDFKMAAEILAGKKVARHVRLILTPGTQKILREATKLGYIDTLVDAGAVVSNPTCGACLGGYMGILGDGEVCISTTNRNFVGRMGSRSSKIYLANSAVAAASAISGYITDPRSL
- the lspA gene encoding signal peptidase II; protein product: MRRELKLAATIFVAIFIIDQIVKFGFANLAWDVDGPYMSLKLAYNYGVAFSMFSFLDQNLKYIQLVIVILATLYLLKNRDVFKEYYLPIALLYAGGLSNILDRFTYGAVVDYFYWHYGFEFAIFNFADVIIDLAVVIIIYKQLRQSKKDKEIKS
- the glmM gene encoding phosphoglucosamine mutase codes for the protein MKLFGTDGVRGKAGDFLDAITVLKLAKAAGIYFRKHSTTNKILVGKDTRRSGYMIENALVSGLTAVGYDVIQIGPMPTPAIAYLTESMRCDAGIMISASHNPFEDNGIKFFDNHGNKLNTTCEEEIENIFNDMDLMQSEQVTGRDIGSSKRIDDVIGRYIVAIKSSFPKDLTLKGLRIILDCANGAAYKVGPTILEELGADVITINNKPNGFNINENCGAMHPEAVSHLVKEYRADIGLALDGDADRLVVIDEKGEIVDGDNLLGALSVYLKNENLLKGDACVATVMSNKALEDYLQKNKISLFRSNVGDKYVLEVMKEKGINFGGEQSGHIIFSDIAKTGDGLASALQVLALIIKSGKKASEILNPFSLYPQILHNMKVTEKIPLEQITGLEEVLKPIRQKGLRDLIRYSGTENKIRLLLEGKNKKDVEDAMQTLIAFFKKAL
- the rpsT gene encoding 30S ribosomal protein S20; this translates as MANHKSCEKRARQTVVKTERNRFYKTRIKNVTKSVLSAVELADKEKAVEAMKAANQYFHHCVSKGILKKGTASRKVSRLQLKVNAI
- the prfA gene encoding peptide chain release factor 1, with the translated sequence MLKDKLQPFINRFEEINQLLMSSEITSDIKRMTDLSKEQSSIQPIVSKAKEYIKVLEDIEENKLMLDDPELGDLAKEELKELETRKPELEEEIKVLMIPKDPNDDRNIYLELRAGTGGDEAAIFVGDLFRAYLRYAENNGWKVEIMSSSDSESGGYKEIVILVKGDHVYSKLKFEGGTHRVQRVPATESQGRVHTSAITVAVMPEVDDVEIEINENDLKIDVMRASGNGGQSVNTTDSAVRITHIPSGIVVTNQDQKSQHKNKDRALKVLKAKLYEIEMEKKMEAEGATRKEQVGTGDRSGRIRTYNYPQNRISDHRINLTLYRLDYIMNDGLFGEVIDPLIADHQSKLIEANGL
- a CDS encoding substrate-binding domain-containing protein; this encodes MTFKKTSMALIASALLTTTLSARDQIKIVGSSTVYPFSSSVAEEFGATTKFPTPVVESTGTGGGMKLFCAGVDLNTPDIANASRKMKDKEFETCKENGVTDITEALIGFDGIAIAQSTKVKSFNVTKEQLALAVAEEVPSKDGKTLIKNPYKKWSDIDASLPNREIIVYGPPKSSGTRDSFEELVLQHVFEKMPVYTDLFKKDENANKKYKAYSVIRTDGVYVESGENDNLIVQKLTKNEAAIGIFGYSFLAENKDKVLGITVDNISPTVETIASGKYPVARSMYFYIKNQHSKDVPALKEYTNLFMSEKMIGDNGILSELGLIPLTSDVRSKARNKVLNSEKLTIEELKH